TTTTGCATGACTGGTAAGCAAGGATTTACAGCTAATCTTACCGCTAATCAGATTATAAACCAGATCAGTTCGTTGCCCGAACGTGATAAGCTGACAAATGTGGTGATGATGGGTATGGGGGAACCTTTGGATAATCTGGACGAGGTGTTGAAAGCTTTGGAAGTAATGACAGCGTCTTATGGTTATTCCTGGAGCCCTAAGCGCATTACACTGTCTTCTGTTGGATTGCGGAAAGGATTGCAGCGCTTTATAGAGGAATCTGATTGTCATCTTGCCATTAGCCTGCATACTCCTGTTCCTCTTCAACGCCGTGAACTGATGCCTGCCGAAAAAGCTTTTTCCATAACGGAAATTGTAGAGTTGTTAAGAAACTATGATTTCAGTAAACAACGCAGGCTGTCTTTCGAATATATCGTTTTTAAGGGAGTGAATGATTCTTTGCTCTATGCTAAAGAATTGTTGAAGTTGTTGCGCGGTCTTGATTGCAGAATAAATCTGATCCGTTTTCATGCCATACCGGAGGTTGACTTGGAAGGGGCTGATATGGAGACTATGACTGCATTACGGGATTATCTTACCGCACATGGATTATTCACCACAATACGTTCGTCCCGAGGAGAAGATATCTTTGCCGCATGCGGCATGCTTTCCACAGCTAAACAGGAAGATGATAAACAAGAATTAATATAAATTATTAACTTTAGTATGGAGGATATACGCATTCTTCGTAGCTTTGTGAAAACTAAAAATATAGAGATATGAAAAAGCACTTGTTTTATTTAGGTATGACTCTCGTACTGGCGCTTTTTGCCGGATGCAGTAACGGAAAAAAGGGTGTGTTTACTCCGACTTCAAGTGGTCGTGCATATGAAATCCTGGTAGTGGTTACTCCCGGAGTGTGGGAACGTCCTGCAGGCAGAGCTTTGTTTGATGTGCTTGATTCTGATGTTCCGGGTCTTCCTCAGTCTGAACGGTCGTTTCGTATCATGTACACAGCTCCTTCCAATTACGATGCTACATTAAAACTGATTCGTAATATTATTATCGTAGATATAAACAAGGATCTTTATACTCAACCTAAATTTAAATATGCTAAGGATGTATATGCCGCTCCACAATCTATATTGACCATTCAGGCGCCTGATGAAGCTTCTTTTGAGAAGTTTGTTGAGGAAAACACTCAAGTGGTCATTGATTTCTTTACTCATGCGGAAATGAACCGTCAGATTGCGGTGTTGAAAGACAAGCATAGCGATTATGTATCTACAAAAGTGAAAGGTCTGTTTGGTTGTGATGTGTGGATACCGGGTGAACTGACTGCCACTAAGGAAGGCAAGAATTTCTTTTGGGCGGGTACGAACTCGGCTACGGGCGATCAGAATTTCGTAATCTATTCTTATCCCTATACGGACAGGAACACATTTACTAAAGAATATTTTATACACAAGCGTGATTCTGTGATGAAAGAAAATATTCCGGGAGCCCGTGAAGGCATGTATATGATGACGGATTCCTTGATGACGGATGTACACCCTATCAGTGTGCAGGGTGACTATGCATTGGAAGCCAGAGGATTGTGGCGTGTGAAGGGAGACTTCATGGGTGGTCCGTTTGTTTCTCACACTCGTTTGGACAAAGCAAACCAGCGCATCATCGTATCTGAAATATTTATTTATTCACCGGATAAAATGAAACGTAATTTGGTTCGGCAGATGGAGGCTTCGCTCTATACCTTGAAGTTGCCTGACAACAAACAGGAAAGTGCGGAAATTCCGGTGAACGTAGCTTCAAAAGATTCTATTAATAACAAGAAATAAAATGGAAGACAATAAAATAAGAGTAGGCATTACGCAAGGTGACATCAATGGGGTGGGATATGAAGTGATTCTGAAAACATTTTCGGATCCGGTGATGTTGGAATTATGTACCCCGATTATTTACGGTTCGCCCAAAGTGGCTGCTTATCATCGTAAATCTCTTGATTTGCCTACTAATTTCAGTATTGTAAATTCAGCTTCGGAGGCAGCCTACAATCGCTTGAGTGTGGTGAATTGCACAGATGATGAAGTGAAAGTAGAGTTTTCCAAGCCTGATCCCGAAGCTGGGAAAGCTGCATTCGGCGCATTGGAGAAAGCTATCGAAGAATACAAGGAAGGATTGATAGATGTGATTGTTACGGCTCCTATCAATAAGCATACCATCCAGTCCGATGAATTCTCTTTTCCGGGACATACCGAATACATTGAGCAGAAACTGGGCAATGGTGAAAAGGCTCTTATGATCTTGATGAAGGATGATTTCAGGGTGGCATTGGTAACGGGACATATTCCGGTAAGTCAGATTGCATCTACTGTCACTAAAGAGTTGATACAGGAAAAACTGTCTATCTTCAATCGTTCTTTGAAGCAGGACTTCGGTATTAGTGCTCCACGTATTGCTGTGTTGTCTTTGAATCCGCATGCAGGAGACGAAGGCTTGCTGGGAATGGAAGAACAGGAGATCATTATTCCTGCCTTGAATGAAATGGCGGCAAAGGGTATGCTTTGTTATGGCCCTTATGCGGCGGATGGATTTATGGGATCGGGTAACTTTACTCATTTCGACGGTGTGTTGGCAATGTATCATGATCAAGGTTTGTCTCCGTTCAAGGCTTTGGCTATGGATGAAGGAGTTAATTATACAGCGGGACTTCCCGTTGTACGTACTTCGCCTGCTCATGGCACGGCTTATGACATTGCGGGTAAAGGGCTTGCCTCAGAAGATTCTTTCAGGCAGGCTGTTTATGTTGCTATTGACGTGTACCGCAATCGCCAGCGTGACAAGGCGGCTCGTACCAATCCTTTGCGCAAACAATATTATGAGAAACGTGACGACAGCGATAAATTGAAGCTTGACAGTGTAGAAGAAGATTTATAGTATGACGAAAGCGGAAATACAACAAGTGAAATTGCGTTTTGGTATCATTGGTAACAATGAGGCGTTGTTACGCGCAATTGATATTGCCATTCAGGTGGCGCCTACCGACTTGTCTGTGCTGATTACCGGTGAAAGCGGTGTGGGAAAAGAAAGCTTTCCGCAAATTATCCATCAATATAGCCGGCGAAAACATGGACAATACATTGCCGTGAACTGTGGAGCCATTCCGGAAGGAACCATAGATTCTGAATTGTTCGGTCATGAGAAAGGGGCTTTTACCGGAGCTATCGGAGAAAGGAAAGGCTATTTTGGTGAAGCGAATGGAGGTACTATTTTTTTGGATGAAGTCGGTGAGTTACCTTTGCCTACCCAAGCACGCCTACTTCGTGTACTTGAAAGCGGTGAGTTTATCAAGGTTGGATCTTCCAAAGTAGAGAAAACAGATGTACGTATTGTTGCTGCTACCAATGTGAATTTGACACAAGCTATTGCTGACGGGCGTTTTCGTGAGGATTTGTATTATCGTTTGAATACTGTTCCTATTCAAATTCCACCTCTGCGTGAACGTGGAGAGGATGTTGTGTTGTTGTTCCGTAAATTTGCATCGGATTTTGCGGAAAAATATCGTATGCCTGCCATTCAGTTGACAGAGGACGCCAAACAAATATTATTGTCCTATTCATGGCCGGGCAATGTACGCCAACTGAAGAATATCACGGAACAAATCTCCATTATTGAGACGAACCGTGAAATAAATTCGACTATTTTAAAAGGATATTTGCCTGAGCAAAGCAATATGCAGCGCCTGCCTGCATTGTTTGGTGTAAAGGATACCAAGGGTTTTGAGAGTGAAAGAGAGATATTGTATCAGGTACTCTTTGATATGCGTCAGGATGTAACGGAATTAAAGAAGTTGGTGCATGAGATTATGACCGAACAGGGGAGGGGAGTCGTAAGCGCTCCAGCAGTCACTCCTTCTACTTATTATGCACCGAATGCTCCGGCAGTTACGCCTCCGGTAACTTCCGGCATGCCTACCATTATACATCCTGCTGTAAAACCGACTTCTGCTGTGGATGATGACATTCAGGATACGGAAGAGTATGTGGAAGAATCTCTCTCGTTGGATGAAGTAGAAAAAGAGATGATACGTAAAGCGCTTGAAAAGCATCATGGTAAACGTAAAAGTGCGGCACAGGATTTGAATATTTCCGAGCGCACCTTATACAGAAAGATAAAAGAATATGGATTGGATTAAAAAAACAACGCCGGTTGTCTTCTTGGTAATTTTGGGCTTTGTGGTATGTTCCTGCAGGATTTCTATGGGACTTGCTCCGATTAGCTCTATTGACTATACTAAAGTAAAGACTATTTCTATCGCTGATTTTCAGAATCGTGCAGAGTATGTATATGCACCGTTGGCTACGGAGTTTAATCAGAAACTGAAAGATATGTTCATACAGCAGACCCGTCTACGGTTAGTGGATTCAGGCGGTGATCTTGAGATTAGTGGTGAAATAACCGGTTATAATCAATATAATGAGGCGGTAGATGCCAGTGGCTATTCTTCTAAAGTGAAGCTGACATTGACAGTCAAGGTTACTTATGTTAACAATGCAGATCATAAAGATGATTTTACGGACCAGCAATTTTCCGCTTTCCAGACTTATGATTCTTCACAACTGCTAACAGCGGTACAAGACAATCTGATAACCTTGATGGTGAAAGATATTACAGAACAGATATTTAACGCAACTGTAGCTAACTGGTAATTAAAATGACATCTGCCCATTTGCAACAATGGATTCAGCATCCTGAAACATTGGATAGAGATTCCTTATACGAACTTCGTACTTTGGTGACACGCTATCCGTATTTCCAATCGCTTCGTCTGCTTTATCTCAAAAATCTTTATTTGTTGCATGACATTAACTTTGGTGCTGAATTGCGTAAAGCTGTATTGTATGTGGCAGACCGTCGTATGCTGTTTTATCTCATAGAAGGTGACCGTTATACTTTAAAGTCTCAGAAATCCTCTCTACTTTTTTCCAGAGTGATAGAAGACGAACCCAGCGTAGATCGTACCCTTTCCTTGATAGATGCTTTTCTTGCTACGGTTCCTGAAGAACATCCTCGAAATATGGAATTGGATTATGCGATGGACTATACATCTTATCTGATGCAGGAGGAAGAAACGGACGGACAATTGGAAGTTTGTGCGGAAGCGGTGGAGATACCCAAGTTGCGCGGACATGAGTTAATAGATGGTTTCCTACTGAAAAGCGAGGCAGCGGATATGCGTCTGCTTGAGATGAAACCGGATATTGAAGAAGAGCATCCGGCAGGAACTAATGTGGGGGAAGTGCGGGATGAGGAAACAGAGGCTTCTGAAATGAAAGAGGCGATGGAGGATGAAACTCCTGCGGAATCTCACGTCGTAGGAGACTCGGATGATAGTTGTTTTACAGAGACGTTGGCCAAAATCTATATTAAACAGCATAGATATGACAAGGCACTTGAAATTATTAAAAAATTAAGTTTGAATTATCCAAAAAAAAATGCTTACTTTGCAGACCAAATCAGATTTTTGGAGAAATTGATTATTAACGCTAAATCGAAATAACAAAATGTACTTATTATTAATTATCTTAATGGTGATTGCATCTGTGTTGATGTGCTTCATTGTGTTGATTCAGAATTCTAAAGGAGGTGGTCTGGCATCAGGCTTCTCATCGTCCAATCAGATCATGGGCGTGCGCAAGACTACTGACTTCCTGGAAAAAGCAACATGGACTCTGGCTGCAGTCATGGTAGTTTTCAGTATTGCTTCGGCTTACACTATTCCTTCTTCTTCGGCCAAGAGTGGGGATGTGATTATGGAGCAGGCACAGCAAGAAGAAAAAACTAATCCTTATAACATGCCTGTGGGTACGGCTGCTCCGCAGACTGAAGCTCCTGCTGCTCCTACTGAACAGCCGGTTGGTGAATAAGGTAGTGAAGAATGCGGTTCAGAGAACTCTTGCTCAATGAAAAAAAAGAAAGGTTGATATCCGAAGAGGTATCAGCCTTTTTTCTTTTGAACAAGGATTTGTTTACCTTTGCCGAGAATAATGCAATTTGATTATTAAATTCATAAATATAATGACAGAACAACTTAAACTTAAATTGAACGACTCCAAGGCAACTCGTTGGGGAGCGTTGGTGATTGTAGCCTTCACTATG
Above is a window of Bacteroides helcogenes P 36-108 DNA encoding:
- the rlmN gene encoding 23S rRNA (adenine(2503)-C(2))-methyltransferase RlmN, whose product is MQKQPLLGLTLSELQNVVKNLGMPGFAAKQIASWLYDKKVLSIDEMSNLSLRHRELLKELYEVGAEIPVDAMRSVDGTVKYLYRAGEGHFVEAVYIPDDDRATLCVSSQVGCKMNCKFCMTGKQGFTANLTANQIINQISSLPERDKLTNVVMMGMGEPLDNLDEVLKALEVMTASYGYSWSPKRITLSSVGLRKGLQRFIEESDCHLAISLHTPVPLQRRELMPAEKAFSITEIVELLRNYDFSKQRRLSFEYIVFKGVNDSLLYAKELLKLLRGLDCRINLIRFHAIPEVDLEGADMETMTALRDYLTAHGLFTTIRSSRGEDIFAACGMLSTAKQEDDKQELI
- a CDS encoding DUF4837 family protein translates to MKKHLFYLGMTLVLALFAGCSNGKKGVFTPTSSGRAYEILVVVTPGVWERPAGRALFDVLDSDVPGLPQSERSFRIMYTAPSNYDATLKLIRNIIIVDINKDLYTQPKFKYAKDVYAAPQSILTIQAPDEASFEKFVEENTQVVIDFFTHAEMNRQIAVLKDKHSDYVSTKVKGLFGCDVWIPGELTATKEGKNFFWAGTNSATGDQNFVIYSYPYTDRNTFTKEYFIHKRDSVMKENIPGAREGMYMMTDSLMTDVHPISVQGDYALEARGLWRVKGDFMGGPFVSHTRLDKANQRIIVSEIFIYSPDKMKRNLVRQMEASLYTLKLPDNKQESAEIPVNVASKDSINNKK
- the pdxA gene encoding 4-hydroxythreonine-4-phosphate dehydrogenase PdxA; translated protein: MEDNKIRVGITQGDINGVGYEVILKTFSDPVMLELCTPIIYGSPKVAAYHRKSLDLPTNFSIVNSASEAAYNRLSVVNCTDDEVKVEFSKPDPEAGKAAFGALEKAIEEYKEGLIDVIVTAPINKHTIQSDEFSFPGHTEYIEQKLGNGEKALMILMKDDFRVALVTGHIPVSQIASTVTKELIQEKLSIFNRSLKQDFGISAPRIAVLSLNPHAGDEGLLGMEEQEIIIPALNEMAAKGMLCYGPYAADGFMGSGNFTHFDGVLAMYHDQGLSPFKALAMDEGVNYTAGLPVVRTSPAHGTAYDIAGKGLASEDSFRQAVYVAIDVYRNRQRDKAARTNPLRKQYYEKRDDSDKLKLDSVEEDL
- a CDS encoding sigma-54 interaction domain-containing protein codes for the protein MTKAEIQQVKLRFGIIGNNEALLRAIDIAIQVAPTDLSVLITGESGVGKESFPQIIHQYSRRKHGQYIAVNCGAIPEGTIDSELFGHEKGAFTGAIGERKGYFGEANGGTIFLDEVGELPLPTQARLLRVLESGEFIKVGSSKVEKTDVRIVAATNVNLTQAIADGRFREDLYYRLNTVPIQIPPLRERGEDVVLLFRKFASDFAEKYRMPAIQLTEDAKQILLSYSWPGNVRQLKNITEQISIIETNREINSTILKGYLPEQSNMQRLPALFGVKDTKGFESEREILYQVLFDMRQDVTELKKLVHEIMTEQGRGVVSAPAVTPSTYYAPNAPAVTPPVTSGMPTIIHPAVKPTSAVDDDIQDTEEYVEESLSLDEVEKEMIRKALEKHHGKRKSAAQDLNISERTLYRKIKEYGLD
- a CDS encoding LptE family protein; amino-acid sequence: MDWIKKTTPVVFLVILGFVVCSCRISMGLAPISSIDYTKVKTISIADFQNRAEYVYAPLATEFNQKLKDMFIQQTRLRLVDSGGDLEISGEITGYNQYNEAVDASGYSSKVKLTLTVKVTYVNNADHKDDFTDQQFSAFQTYDSSQLLTAVQDNLITLMVKDITEQIFNATVANW
- the secG gene encoding preprotein translocase subunit SecG, with the translated sequence MYLLLIILMVIASVLMCFIVLIQNSKGGGLASGFSSSNQIMGVRKTTDFLEKATWTLAAVMVVFSIASAYTIPSSSAKSGDVIMEQAQQEEKTNPYNMPVGTAAPQTEAPAAPTEQPVGE